The Nitrospirales bacterium genome includes a window with the following:
- a CDS encoding ubiquinol-cytochrome c reductase iron-sulfur subunit: MSDSVQEGEPGLSTPVGTRRSFFTRMTALIASFIGASLTIPIVGYVIFPAFARHKKEWVTVGTVKELPLEEPKSLDYTVTIKDGWDETKVTKGIWAIKHSNDDVTVFSPICPHLGCGYRWDAQDHLFKCPCHGSVYNMKGVVQAGPAPRPLDTLPVKIENGQLMVIYEEFKSGLSKKVEL; this comes from the coding sequence ATGTCTGATTCTGTGCAGGAAGGCGAGCCCGGGCTATCGACTCCGGTTGGCACTCGAAGATCGTTTTTTACCCGAATGACAGCCTTGATTGCCTCATTCATCGGGGCTTCCCTGACCATCCCGATCGTAGGGTATGTCATATTTCCGGCGTTTGCCAGACATAAAAAAGAATGGGTGACCGTCGGTACCGTGAAGGAGTTGCCTCTTGAAGAGCCCAAATCCCTCGATTACACCGTCACGATCAAAGACGGCTGGGATGAGACCAAGGTCACAAAAGGTATTTGGGCGATTAAACACTCGAATGACGATGTCACCGTGTTTTCTCCAATCTGTCCACATCTCGGATGCGGGTACCGTTGGGATGCCCAAGACCATTTATTTAAATGCCCGTGTCATGGAAGCGTGTACAACATGAAAGGCGTGGTTCAAGCCGGGCCGGCCCCTCGTCCGTTGGATACCCTCCCGGTGAAGATCGAGAATGGTCAGCTGATGGTGATTTACGAAGAATTCAAATCCGGGTTATCCAAAAAAGTGGAGTTATAA